The Oncorhynchus nerka isolate Pitt River linkage group LG12, Oner_Uvic_2.0, whole genome shotgun sequence genome includes a region encoding these proteins:
- the LOC135574344 gene encoding uncharacterized protein DDB_G0271670-like, whose amino-acid sequence SSSSSSRSSSSSSSSGSSSSSSSSSSSSSSSSSSSSSSSSSSSSSSSSSSSSSSSSSSSSSSSSSSSSVVSSSSSSSRSSSSSRSRSSSSSSSSNSSSNSSSNNSSSNSSSNNSSSSSSSSTNSSSNSSSSSNSSSNSSSSSNSSSNSSSSNSSSNSSSNSSNNSSSSSSSSTNSSSNSSSSSNSSSNSSSSSNSSSNSSSSNSSSNSSSSSSSSSSGSSSSSSNSSNSSSSSSSSSNSSSGSSRSSSSNSSSNSSSSSNSSSNSSSSNSSSNSSSSSSSSSSSSS is encoded by the coding sequence agcagtagtagcagcagtagaagtagtagcagtagcagcagcagtggtagcagcagcagtagcagtagtagcagtagtagcagtagtagcagtagtagcagtagtagcagtagtagtagtagtagcagcagtagcagtagtagcagtagtagcagtagtagtagtagtagcagtagtagcagcagtagtagcagtagcagtagtgtagtaagtagcagtagtagcagcagtagaagtagtagcagtagtagaagtcgtagcagtagtagcagtagcagcagcaatagcagcagcaatagcagcagcaacaatagcagcagcaatagcagcagcaacaatagcagcagcagcagcagtagcagcaccaatagcagcagcaatagcagcagcagcagcaatagcagcagcaatagcagcagcagcagcaatagcagcagcaatagcagcagcagcaatagcagcagcaatagcagcagcaatagcagcaacaatagcagcagcagcagcagtagcagcaccaatagcagcagcaatagcagcagcagcagcaatagcagcagcaatagcagcagcagcagcaatagcagcagcaatagcagcagcagcaatagcagcagcaatagcagcagcagcagtagcagcagtagcagcggcagcagtagcagcagcagcaatagcagcaatagcagcagcagcagtagcagcagcagcaacagcagcagcggcagcagtagaagtagtagcagcaatagcagcagcaatagcagcagcagcagcaatagcagcagcaatagcagcagcagcaatagcagcagcaatagcagcagcagcagtagcagcagtagtagcagcagtagt